The proteins below are encoded in one region of Sphingobacterium sp. R2:
- a CDS encoding BNR repeat-containing protein, translating to MKRYRSQIGRIGMLCAAFLLILCAAQGQEIKETIAGNGWAKNTVNTAVFRKNSLTSNGKYQYIAYYDGQGYVVLGRRLLSGKLWQLRRTGYTGNAKDAHNVISIMVDQEGYLHVCWDQHNSRLRYARSIHPNSLVLGEERIMVGQNETRVTYPEFLKMPDGQLLFLYRDGGSGNGNLVVNSYDSKQQQWKRIHSNLIDGEGKRNAYWQSYVDKHGTIHLSWVWRESPNVASNHDMAYACSKDGGLTWERSDGIRYDLPMKASTAEYAARIPERHELINQTSIAADDSGNPFIATYWRAPASDIPQYKVIYLQDGQWKVRSFDFRKTPFSLSGGGTKEIPIARPQLLVRGKDKKIALTLIFRDQERGSRPSILTLQGMLQESHKITDLCQESVGAWEPTYDTELWRKKRKIALFVQATVQKDGEGLAETEPTAVKVLEWRDKARTK from the coding sequence ATGAAAAGATATCGTAGTCAAATAGGTAGAATTGGAATGCTGTGCGCTGCATTCCTCTTGATTCTTTGTGCCGCGCAAGGACAAGAAATTAAGGAAACAATAGCCGGAAACGGATGGGCTAAGAATACGGTCAACACCGCTGTATTTCGAAAAAATTCCCTAACCAGCAACGGCAAATATCAATATATAGCCTATTACGATGGGCAGGGATATGTCGTTTTAGGGCGACGCCTACTTTCCGGTAAACTTTGGCAGCTGCGTCGCACAGGTTATACCGGCAATGCCAAAGATGCACATAATGTGATCAGCATCATGGTGGACCAGGAAGGGTATCTCCATGTGTGCTGGGATCAGCACAATAGTCGATTGCGCTATGCGCGGTCTATCCATCCGAATAGTCTTGTGCTTGGTGAAGAGCGGATTATGGTAGGTCAAAATGAAACACGGGTGACTTATCCTGAATTCTTAAAAATGCCCGATGGTCAGCTGTTATTTCTATATCGGGATGGTGGATCCGGGAATGGCAATCTTGTGGTGAATAGTTACGATAGTAAACAGCAGCAATGGAAACGTATCCATAGCAATTTAATTGATGGAGAGGGAAAAAGAAATGCCTATTGGCAAAGTTATGTCGATAAACACGGGACGATACACCTCTCTTGGGTTTGGCGTGAAAGTCCAAATGTAGCGAGCAATCATGATATGGCTTATGCTTGTTCAAAGGATGGTGGATTAACATGGGAGCGAAGCGACGGAATAAGATATGACCTGCCCATGAAAGCATCTACAGCAGAGTATGCCGCCCGGATTCCGGAACGGCACGAATTAATCAATCAGACCTCTATCGCTGCTGACGATAGCGGGAATCCTTTCATTGCAACGTACTGGCGTGCTCCAGCATCAGACATTCCGCAATATAAAGTTATTTATTTACAGGATGGTCAATGGAAGGTGCGATCTTTTGATTTTAGAAAAACCCCATTTAGCTTAAGTGGTGGTGGTACAAAGGAGATTCCTATTGCAAGACCACAGCTATTGGTTCGGGGTAAGGATAAGAAGATTGCATTAACATTGATCTTTCGCGACCAGGAAAGGGGTAGCCGGCCTTCGATTTTGACGTTACAGGGTATGCTGCAAGAATCCCACAAGATTACTGATCTGTGTCAAGAATCTGTAGGAGCATGGGAACCAACTTACGATACCGAGTTGTGGCGAAAGAAACGTAAAATTGCGCTATTCGTACAAGCTACGGTACAGAAAGATGGGGAGGGATTAGCAGAAACGGAGCCAACTGCAGTAAAAGTGCTGGAATGGCGCGACAAAGCGAGAACAAAATGA
- a CDS encoding TonB-dependent receptor: MLKHYYNRYSKKGILLNSLFLIALSSYGQSANVKGVVKDTSGKGIAGVTIRVKGGAETVQTNGQGNFSIQASPGSTLIITSVGFKEKQITIGQQANLDVALVPAENVLEELVVVGYGSQKRSDITGSVASVPKDRLSKIPVNNVMQAIQGAVSNVTVSQASSIPGDAPSVQVRGRNSINANSQPYIVVDGIPLSRTDGSINDINPNDIESVEILKDPSAVAIYGVNGSNGVILITTKRGTTGKPSIRYSGYGGVENIAHILEPVSGEELLKRYAEYARITNTSLYNGGPVRNQYEYDNYKNGVTTDWLDAVTQTGVIQNHNVSLSGGSENAKYFVSGDYLNEKGVLLGYNYKRYSFRTNTDFKATKYLSVGTSSFIVAHNRDGGRANLLQAAAMSPYARMYNEDGSLTQYPMYSEQLWSNPLLPTTLDPQRRQFNISLNGYADLNFGELYKPLTGLKYKLNAGYSFVPVRNNVYEGESVYNFAGFGRITNNETQTYTLENILTYTKDFGKHHIDFTGLYAAKSKYWQQAIATGEVFPNDALGWGNLGAASTQKVSSQADLYRSISQMGRLNYAYDSRYMMTFTVRRDGASVFGRNNKYGTFPSAAAAWNLHNESFMQNAKHIVNNLKWRISYGLSGNEAIGIYQTQFLMNSYPIAMNGLSNTALTIRTMMGNDNLQWEKTKGFNTGVDFGLFNNRISGSIDVYKSNTYDLLLQQRLPNLTGFASVYSNIGKIENKGIDLTLNTKNIVKDQFNWSSTVVFSRNKNKITDVYGNGKDDLGNRWFIGQPIGVIYDYTKVGIWQEEEIASGANKGWDDAAQAGDLKLADLNADGKIDDGDRSVLGQTTPKWTAGLTNTFTYKAFTLNVFLNTVQGVLLNNPQIGAASDEMGRRSTPAALGYWTPENKSNEWRSLGNHSNVHGYGFPSNASFTRLKDVTLSYTMPQPLVEKIGVQGLTVYASGRNLYTWTNWLGWDPEARDIGRGSTDDNINYPMVRTYVLGINLSF; the protein is encoded by the coding sequence ATGTTAAAACATTATTATAATCGATATTCAAAAAAGGGCATTTTATTGAACAGCCTTTTTCTGATAGCCCTATCCAGTTACGGGCAAAGTGCAAATGTGAAAGGGGTTGTTAAAGATACCTCGGGCAAGGGAATTGCAGGTGTTACGATTCGCGTAAAAGGCGGTGCGGAAACTGTGCAAACTAATGGACAGGGGAATTTTTCAATTCAGGCATCCCCAGGTAGTACCTTAATCATCACCTCCGTTGGTTTTAAAGAGAAGCAGATCACCATAGGGCAGCAGGCCAATCTGGACGTTGCACTTGTACCTGCAGAAAATGTTCTGGAAGAGCTTGTGGTGGTGGGCTATGGTAGTCAGAAACGATCGGATATAACCGGTTCGGTCGCTTCAGTTCCTAAAGACCGTCTATCAAAGATCCCTGTCAACAATGTCATGCAGGCCATTCAGGGTGCGGTGTCTAATGTGACGGTATCTCAGGCATCATCGATTCCTGGTGATGCGCCCTCGGTGCAGGTAAGAGGAAGAAATTCAATTAATGCAAATTCCCAACCTTACATTGTAGTAGATGGCATACCATTGTCTCGTACGGATGGCTCTATTAATGATATCAATCCCAATGACATTGAATCCGTCGAAATCCTGAAAGATCCTTCCGCTGTGGCTATTTATGGTGTAAATGGTTCGAACGGTGTGATATTGATTACCACAAAGAGAGGAACAACCGGTAAACCGTCCATTCGGTACAGTGGCTATGGCGGGGTAGAAAATATAGCGCACATCCTCGAACCTGTATCTGGCGAGGAACTGTTAAAGCGTTATGCGGAATATGCCCGTATCACCAATACGAGTTTGTACAATGGCGGTCCGGTGCGCAATCAATACGAGTATGACAATTATAAGAATGGCGTAACGACGGATTGGCTGGATGCGGTTACGCAGACAGGCGTCATACAAAACCACAATGTCAGTTTATCGGGCGGTAGTGAAAATGCCAAATATTTTGTGTCGGGCGATTATTTAAATGAAAAAGGAGTTTTGTTGGGTTACAATTACAAGCGTTATTCGTTCCGTACAAATACCGATTTTAAGGCCACCAAATACCTTTCGGTGGGTACGTCCTCCTTTATCGTTGCACACAATAGAGATGGTGGACGGGCTAATTTGTTGCAAGCTGCGGCAATGAGTCCCTACGCCAGAATGTATAATGAGGATGGCTCTTTAACACAATACCCGATGTACTCGGAGCAACTCTGGTCCAACCCTTTGTTGCCAACAACCTTAGATCCACAGCGCCGTCAATTTAACATTAGCCTGAATGGCTATGCCGATTTGAATTTTGGTGAATTGTACAAACCATTGACAGGGTTGAAATATAAGTTGAATGCAGGTTACTCCTTTGTGCCGGTTAGAAACAATGTATACGAAGGTGAGTCGGTATATAATTTTGCTGGTTTTGGACGCATAACCAATAATGAAACACAGACTTATACGTTAGAAAATATATTGACCTATACCAAAGATTTTGGTAAGCACCATATTGACTTTACCGGGCTATATGCGGCAAAAAGCAAATATTGGCAACAGGCAATTGCAACGGGCGAGGTTTTTCCCAATGATGCACTTGGTTGGGGAAATCTAGGGGCGGCTTCAACGCAAAAGGTTTCTTCACAGGCAGATTTATACCGTTCGATCTCACAAATGGGCCGTTTAAATTATGCGTACGATAGTCGTTATATGATGACCTTTACCGTTCGCCGGGATGGTGCATCCGTTTTCGGCAGAAACAACAAGTATGGTACTTTTCCATCCGCAGCAGCAGCGTGGAATTTGCATAACGAATCCTTTATGCAAAATGCCAAACATATTGTCAATAATTTAAAATGGCGTATTTCTTATGGTCTTTCGGGTAATGAGGCAATCGGTATTTATCAGACTCAATTTTTAATGAATTCGTATCCTATAGCGATGAATGGCTTGTCAAATACGGCCTTAACTATCCGAACCATGATGGGTAATGATAATCTGCAATGGGAAAAGACGAAAGGGTTCAATACCGGTGTTGACTTTGGATTATTCAATAATCGGATCTCAGGTAGTATTGACGTATACAAATCCAATACCTATGATCTACTTCTTCAACAACGTCTACCCAATCTAACAGGTTTTGCCTCAGTATATTCGAATATTGGCAAAATTGAGAATAAAGGCATCGACCTGACTTTAAACACTAAAAATATCGTAAAAGATCAATTTAACTGGTCGAGTACAGTGGTTTTTTCGCGTAATAAAAATAAGATCACGGATGTATATGGCAACGGGAAAGACGACTTGGGCAATCGGTGGTTTATTGGACAGCCCATCGGAGTCATCTATGATTATACAAAAGTGGGTATCTGGCAGGAGGAAGAGATCGCGTCGGGAGCGAACAAAGGATGGGATGATGCTGCGCAAGCGGGCGACCTTAAATTGGCCGATCTAAATGCCGATGGAAAGATTGATGACGGTGATCGATCTGTTCTTGGACAGACGACACCGAAATGGACTGCAGGTTTAACCAATACGTTTACTTATAAAGCATTTACCTTAAACGTTTTTCTCAATACGGTCCAAGGTGTATTGCTTAATAATCCGCAAATTGGTGCTGCCTCGGACGAGATGGGACGTCGAAGCACACCTGCGGCCCTCGGATATTGGACGCCGGAAAATAAAAGTAATGAATGGCGTTCGCTGGGGAATCATTCCAATGTTCATGGATATGGCTTTCCTTCCAATGCCAGTTTCACCCGTTTGAAAGATGTAACCTTAAGCTATACAATGCCACAACCACTTGTGGAAAAAATTGGTGTTCAGGGGCTGACAGTATATGCAAGCGGTCGAAATCTGTATACCTGGACCAATTGGCTGGGATGGGATCCGGAGGCTCGGGATATCGGACGCGGTTCTACAGATGACAATATCAATTATCCAATGGTGAGGACGTATGTTTTAGGCATTAACCTTAGTTTTTAA
- a CDS encoding DUF2264 domain-containing protein, whose amino-acid sequence MTMINRVVFFFLLLWAGQSVQGQTVKKTSTVPDEASRTFWLQEMDRMLRPVLRSLAQDSLRLKMPQMTSTQVDNKAHRIKVQYVEVLGRVLSGIGPWLALDGGSKAERKLRDQYRAWTVQGLKNALDSNARDFMRFDLGGQQLVDASFIALGFIRSPWLWDHLDERTRKNLIASIKITRQFRPAYSNWLLFSAMNEAFLAKYATDWDVMRVDYALQQLEQWYVGDGMYMDGPHYAFDYYNSYVIHPFLAGIMDMIQLKTKHYDSMFAKISLRNERYAIIQERLINADGSFPPTGRSVIYRAAAFHHLADMAFKKRLPQELTNGQVRGALSAVLKKTTENPSTYQNGWLTLGLYGSQPGLADSYNNQGSPYLCSVIFLPLGLPDDDPFWTSEVEDWSAKRIWSGQDWSKDYSKTIQ is encoded by the coding sequence ATGACAATGATAAATCGGGTTGTATTTTTCTTCCTTTTACTGTGGGCAGGTCAATCTGTTCAGGGACAAACTGTAAAAAAGACATCTACTGTGCCTGATGAGGCAAGTAGAACGTTCTGGCTCCAGGAAATGGACCGTATGCTACGGCCCGTATTGAGGAGTTTAGCACAGGATAGTCTTCGATTAAAAATGCCTCAGATGACATCCACGCAGGTGGATAACAAAGCGCATCGGATTAAAGTGCAGTACGTTGAGGTATTGGGAAGGGTATTGTCGGGTATTGGTCCGTGGCTTGCATTGGATGGAGGGTCCAAAGCAGAAAGAAAGCTTCGCGATCAATACAGAGCGTGGACTGTTCAGGGACTAAAAAATGCGTTAGATAGCAATGCGCGGGATTTCATGCGTTTTGATCTGGGCGGACAACAGCTTGTCGATGCATCTTTCATTGCTTTAGGTTTTATCCGGAGTCCGTGGCTGTGGGATCACCTTGATGAACGAACCAGAAAAAATTTGATTGCATCGATCAAGATAACGCGTCAATTTCGGCCTGCCTATTCCAATTGGCTGCTATTTTCGGCGATGAACGAAGCTTTTTTAGCTAAATACGCTACCGATTGGGATGTAATGCGGGTAGACTATGCCCTGCAGCAGTTAGAGCAATGGTATGTCGGCGATGGTATGTATATGGATGGTCCGCATTATGCTTTTGATTACTACAATAGTTATGTCATTCATCCTTTTTTGGCTGGCATCATGGACATGATTCAATTGAAGACCAAACATTACGATAGCATGTTTGCTAAAATCAGCCTTCGTAATGAGCGATATGCCATCATCCAAGAGCGGTTAATTAATGCAGATGGTAGTTTTCCGCCAACGGGAAGATCTGTAATTTATCGTGCTGCCGCCTTTCACCACTTAGCCGACATGGCGTTCAAAAAGCGACTTCCTCAAGAACTGACCAACGGGCAGGTCCGGGGTGCACTGTCTGCTGTGTTAAAAAAGACCACCGAAAATCCAAGTACCTACCAAAATGGCTGGTTGACATTGGGCTTGTATGGTAGCCAGCCTGGCCTGGCAGATTCGTATAATAACCAGGGTAGCCCTTATCTCTGTTCGGTTATTTTCTTGCCTTTAGGCTTGCCTGATGATGATCCTTTCTGGACAAGTGAAGTGGAAGACTGGAGTGCCAAGCGGATTTGGTCGGGACAGGATTGGAGTAAGGACTATAGTAAAACTATTCAATAA
- a CDS encoding glycoside hydrolase family 88 protein: MRINFILCLLFLGHFSFGQKLKKEVVLSQLRSANDYWQSHHKPQVWAFWDQAAYHTGNMEFYKISNSKSDLKYSEDWAKFNDWKGAKSTNKQQWKYSYGETDDYVLFGDWQICFQTYIDLYNLSPSLEKIARAREVMHYQIHTPNTDYWWWADGLYMVMPVMTKMYKLTQDPLYLDKMYTYLRYADSIMFDQDEHLYYRDAKYVYPKHKSLHGKKDFWARGDGWVFAALAKVLQDLPKEDKHYHYYQERFKKMAHAIVSCQQEEGFWTRSMLDPDHAPGRETSGTAFFTYGLLWGLNQGILIDPEFSKAALKGWSYLSEISLQADGRVGYVQPIGEKAIPGQVVDAHSTAPFGVGAFLLAGTEMYRFLNKK; the protein is encoded by the coding sequence ATGCGTATCAATTTTATTTTATGCCTATTGTTTTTAGGGCATTTTTCTTTTGGACAGAAGCTAAAAAAAGAAGTTGTCCTTTCTCAACTCAGAAGTGCGAACGATTATTGGCAATCTCATCACAAGCCACAAGTTTGGGCATTTTGGGACCAAGCGGCCTATCATACTGGTAATATGGAATTCTATAAGATTTCCAATTCAAAAAGTGATCTGAAATATTCTGAGGACTGGGCCAAATTCAATGATTGGAAAGGTGCGAAATCAACCAACAAACAACAGTGGAAATATAGTTATGGTGAAACGGATGATTATGTTCTTTTTGGAGACTGGCAGATTTGTTTCCAAACCTATATTGATCTTTATAATTTGTCGCCAAGTCTTGAAAAGATAGCGCGTGCTAGAGAAGTTATGCACTATCAGATTCATACACCCAATACAGATTATTGGTGGTGGGCTGATGGTTTGTATATGGTCATGCCGGTGATGACCAAGATGTATAAATTGACGCAAGATCCTCTTTATCTTGATAAAATGTATACCTATTTGCGTTACGCCGATAGTATTATGTTCGATCAGGATGAGCATTTATATTATCGCGATGCCAAATATGTCTATCCCAAACACAAAAGCCTCCACGGTAAGAAGGATTTTTGGGCGCGAGGTGATGGTTGGGTGTTTGCAGCCTTGGCAAAGGTTCTTCAAGATTTACCCAAGGAGGATAAACATTATCACTATTACCAGGAAAGGTTCAAAAAAATGGCACATGCAATCGTGAGCTGCCAGCAGGAGGAAGGGTTTTGGACGCGAAGTATGCTGGATCCTGATCATGCTCCCGGGCGGGAGACAAGCGGTACAGCTTTTTTTACCTATGGTTTACTTTGGGGACTCAACCAAGGGATACTTATTGATCCGGAGTTTTCGAAAGCGGCACTTAAGGGATGGAGCTACCTCAGTGAAATTTCATTGCAAGCTGACGGAAGAGTTGGATATGTACAGCCTATCGGTGAGAAAGCTATTCCCGGACAGGTTGTGGATGCTCATTCTACGGCTCCATTTGGTGTAGGTGCATTTTTACTGGCCGGAACAGAGATGTACCGTTTTTTGAATAAAAAATAA
- a CDS encoding DUF2264 domain-containing protein: protein MKIKQSLLRLLVLSCVFIGFATTALSQNSSVFELKNPDFKKSPYTGLTRQHWMDAASYLLEGAFSVVSELNSPMLFPKQPGRSYPRDGVHNETERLEGLCRTLFIAVPLLKKNADYEIRGIRVADYYRHQLELLLHKGSESYIAPLPEKGGPSQKLVEFGGLAVALMAAPEVLWDPLPQHTKDELAQTMLSYGNGPTIQMNWRFFNIMILSFFKSRGYPVREEYLKDLLEKCLQDYRGDGWYNDSPYYDYYSMWAFQLYGSLWAANYGATMYPELAAKFKSNLRDVVKSYPYLFSRNGEMIMWGRSISYRMGAAVPFPLLGLLDDPSINYGWMRRIASGTLLQFLAHPDFLSDGIPNLGFYGAFDPAVQEYSCRGSAYWLGKFFLGLLVPENSSFWTASENQGAWDRQIPDAKVLNTYVEGAQMLITDYDSIGASEIRSWNTSRDIGYYQGTENYNKLSYNSAFPWQADGKNGEIAMNYTFQTQPGKWESLRMYQFGGYEAGVYRRRATLASDTSIHLFLAERTIANGILRCDQLLSDKPLALRLGHYALPKWKDYPILSEKIEYNGNEAMILDNGQYQLAMVRLMGWEGMENLSCRGLHPVAQESAVLNCFVGGEKSPGKWYVTLQLWKKSGEKWTNEELFPQLEATDKKVEIRWRNGEKYIFPTRI from the coding sequence ATGAAAATAAAACAGAGCCTACTTAGACTGCTGGTGTTGAGCTGCGTTTTTATTGGATTCGCAACAACCGCTCTGAGCCAGAATAGTTCAGTTTTCGAACTGAAAAATCCAGATTTTAAAAAAAGTCCTTACACTGGACTGACACGCCAGCATTGGATGGATGCTGCATCCTATCTGTTGGAAGGGGCATTTTCTGTCGTTAGCGAATTAAATAGTCCCATGTTGTTTCCCAAGCAGCCTGGACGTAGCTACCCTAGAGATGGGGTGCACAATGAAACAGAACGATTAGAGGGTCTTTGCCGTACGCTTTTCATCGCTGTGCCGCTTTTAAAGAAAAATGCCGACTACGAGATCCGAGGTATTCGCGTAGCAGATTATTATAGGCATCAACTGGAACTGCTATTGCATAAGGGCTCCGAAAGCTATATTGCCCCACTTCCAGAAAAAGGCGGACCGAGTCAAAAGCTGGTCGAATTTGGAGGTTTGGCTGTGGCGCTAATGGCAGCGCCTGAAGTGCTTTGGGATCCGTTGCCACAACATACTAAAGATGAACTCGCACAAACGATGCTGAGTTACGGTAATGGACCAACGATACAGATGAATTGGCGATTTTTCAATATTATGATTCTAAGCTTTTTTAAAAGTAGAGGTTATCCTGTTCGGGAGGAGTACCTGAAGGATTTATTGGAAAAATGTCTTCAAGATTATAGGGGCGATGGCTGGTATAATGATAGTCCTTACTACGATTACTACAGTATGTGGGCTTTTCAGCTGTATGGATCGCTTTGGGCTGCTAACTATGGTGCGACAATGTACCCTGAACTTGCTGCAAAATTCAAATCGAATTTGCGTGATGTGGTGAAAAGTTATCCCTATTTATTTAGCCGTAATGGTGAAATGATTATGTGGGGCCGTAGCATTTCATATCGTATGGGGGCCGCAGTACCCTTTCCATTATTGGGGTTACTGGATGACCCTTCCATCAATTATGGTTGGATGCGGAGAATTGCTTCGGGTACTTTGTTGCAATTTTTAGCGCATCCGGATTTTCTTTCGGACGGTATTCCCAACCTGGGCTTTTATGGCGCTTTTGATCCTGCGGTACAGGAGTATAGTTGCCGGGGAAGTGCGTATTGGCTGGGGAAATTCTTTTTAGGTCTATTGGTTCCGGAAAATAGCAGTTTTTGGACAGCTTCAGAAAATCAGGGTGCCTGGGATCGTCAGATTCCAGATGCGAAGGTGTTGAATACCTATGTGGAGGGAGCCCAAATGTTGATCACTGATTATGATAGCATCGGTGCCTCCGAAATCCGATCTTGGAACACCAGTAGGGACATTGGCTATTATCAAGGGACGGAAAATTACAATAAGCTTTCTTATAATAGTGCTTTTCCTTGGCAGGCCGATGGCAAGAACGGGGAAATTGCAATGAATTATACCTTTCAGACCCAACCGGGCAAGTGGGAATCACTTCGTATGTATCAATTTGGTGGGTACGAGGCAGGAGTTTATCGCCGTAGGGCGACCTTGGCCTCAGACACGAGTATCCATCTATTTTTGGCGGAACGGACAATAGCAAATGGAATTTTGAGATGTGATCAATTACTTTCCGATAAGCCTTTGGCCTTACGGCTGGGGCATTATGCCCTCCCAAAATGGAAGGATTATCCTATCCTTTCAGAAAAAATTGAGTATAACGGCAATGAGGCGATGATTTTAGATAATGGGCAATACCAATTGGCTATGGTAAGGCTCATGGGTTGGGAGGGAATGGAAAACTTAAGTTGCCGAGGACTTCATCCTGTAGCGCAAGAGAGTGCTGTATTGAATTGTTTTGTAGGTGGAGAAAAGTCGCCAGGAAAATGGTATGTCACCTTGCAGTTGTGGAAGAAATCGGGAGAAAAATGGACGAATGAAGAGCTTTTTCCGCAATTGGAAGCAACGGATAAGAAAGTGGAAATTCGCTGGCGTAATGGAGAGAAATACATCTTTCCCACGCGCATTTAA